The Deltaproteobacteria bacterium genome has a segment encoding these proteins:
- a CDS encoding ribose-phosphate pyrophosphokinase yields the protein MANQLKFFTGNSNPQLAERICSYLEMDLGAIQVRRFSDGEIFVEIGENVRGKDVFVMQSTCSPVNDNLMELLIIMDALRRASAQRITAVMPYYGYARQDRKVAPRVPITAKLVADIITASGAKRVLTMDLHAGQIQGFFNIPVDNLYAAPVLLNYIKENFQNNLVIVSPDVGGVERARAFAKRLNAQIAIIDKRRDRPNSSEVMHIVGNVKGCTVVLLDDMVDTAGTLTKAAAALAEQGAAKIYACATHPVLSGPALDLIMKSPMDQLVVTDTIPLRDNARSCPKIKVLSVAPLFGEAIRRTHDEDSVSSLFV from the coding sequence ATGGCTAATCAGTTAAAATTTTTTACCGGCAATTCTAATCCTCAATTAGCGGAAAGGATCTGCTCTTATTTAGAGATGGATCTGGGGGCTATTCAGGTCAGAAGGTTCAGTGACGGCGAGATTTTTGTGGAAATAGGTGAAAACGTCCGCGGCAAAGATGTTTTTGTCATGCAATCCACCTGCTCTCCAGTCAACGATAATCTGATGGAGCTTTTAATTATCATGGACGCCCTTCGGAGGGCCTCGGCCCAGCGCATTACTGCGGTCATGCCCTACTACGGATATGCCCGTCAGGATCGTAAGGTGGCTCCGAGGGTCCCGATAACGGCCAAATTAGTGGCCGATATCATTACTGCATCCGGCGCCAAACGGGTATTGACCATGGACCTTCACGCCGGGCAGATCCAGGGTTTTTTCAATATCCCCGTAGACAACCTCTATGCAGCCCCGGTATTACTGAATTATATAAAAGAAAATTTTCAAAACAACCTGGTCATCGTCTCCCCGGACGTGGGAGGGGTGGAAAGGGCCAGGGCCTTTGCCAAAAGGCTTAATGCCCAGATCGCTATAATCGATAAAAGGCGCGACCGGCCCAATTCCTCCGAGGTGATGCATATTGTCGGCAATGTGAAAGGATGCACCGTCGTCCTTTTAGATGACATGGTGGACACGGCAGGAACCCTTACCAAGGCGGCCGCGGCTTTGGCCGAACAAGGGGCTGCAAAAATCTATGCCTGCGCTACCCATCCGGTGCTTTCCGGCCCGGCCCTGGATTTGATTATGAAATCTCCCATGGACCAATTAGTGGTCACTGATACCATTCCGTTACGGGACAACGCCCGTTCTTGTCCCAAGATCAAGGTCCTTTCGGTTGCCCCCCTTTTCGGCGAGGCTATTCGAAGGACTCATGACGAAGACTCCGTTAGTTCACTATTTGTTTAA
- a CDS encoding 50S ribosomal protein L25/general stress protein Ctc — MEQVNLEGFIRESSGKGKARALRRAGNIPAIFYGPETESIAIGVSKVSFGKILKTQSSENTLYQLTIKGDNQEIVKTVMLKELQRTPLDREILHADFYEVSLTKEIDITVGLKVVGKAPGVENGGFLQEISRELEIRCLPTHIPDFIEVDVSSLGIGDSFHVQDLKLPEGIRVLSDAQLTLITVVAPVEEKTAPGEAAAGSEVEVVAKKGKAKTEGAG; from the coding sequence ATGGAACAGGTAAATTTAGAAGGTTTTATTAGAGAATCTTCCGGCAAGGGCAAGGCCCGCGCCTTACGGCGGGCAGGGAATATCCCGGCAATTTTTTATGGACCGGAGACCGAATCGATTGCTATTGGTGTATCCAAGGTCTCTTTTGGAAAAATCCTGAAAACCCAGAGCAGTGAAAATACCCTCTATCAATTGACCATTAAGGGGGACAACCAGGAAATCGTTAAAACGGTAATGCTTAAAGAATTGCAGAGGACCCCTCTCGATCGGGAAATCCTGCATGCCGATTTTTATGAGGTCTCTTTAACCAAGGAAATCGACATAACGGTCGGGTTAAAGGTCGTCGGAAAGGCCCCCGGCGTGGAAAATGGAGGATTCCTCCAGGAAATTTCCAGGGAACTGGAGATTCGCTGTCTGCCGACCCATATCCCGGATTTTATTGAAGTGGATGTCAGTAGTTTGGGAATCGGGGATTCTTTTCATGTCCAGGACCTGAAATTACCGGAGGGGATACGGGTCCTCTCGGATGCCCAACTGACTCTGATTACCGTTGTTGCGCCGGTTGAAGAAAAAACCGCCCCCGGGGAAGCTGCTGCCGGATCTGAAGTGGAAGTCGTTGCCAAAAAGGGCAAGGCCAAAACCGAGGGGGCGGGGTAA